Proteins from a genomic interval of Dunckerocampus dactyliophorus isolate RoL2022-P2 chromosome 5, RoL_Ddac_1.1, whole genome shotgun sequence:
- the LOC129181267 gene encoding protein FAM169B-like isoform X1: MFPADLPPVDETELRSASEGYFLSLESRSHEHECFQWSESTKVTISASNVTWLQLFEDNQAGCSLLALHPPDRPTQVVALYLHGRWWSVDDVTRTSCKSRAGLVPVITLEFFEGRGSHLNVLTVLNTRGKQRALLQYVHIQDCRLSFSSGAVEKVKSGRLKLRCFLQVRSFTERLILFLLSQVVDGPSRTEALFSPHPRTERAKLLWVDGRAVGFYTVKHKGSLCDGRSSRCYLLPVLDSVLVRKSWRRRGLGLKMLADFCSSFPGEEELGVSVPLSSSMVAVCRRFLQLHEDHRERLYEVEAPGGWTQRRNIWLNIQLRRYPLSRDDAGDEGQKDSSRSPD; the protein is encoded by the exons ATGTTCCCTGCAGACCTTccacctgtggatgaaactgaacTGAGGTCAGCATCTGAAGGCTATTTCTTGTCGTTGGAGTCCAGATCACACGAGCATGAGTGCTTTCAATGGTCAGAAAGCACAAAG GTGACAATAAGTGCCAGTAACGTCACATGGTTGCAGCTGTTTGAGGATAACCAAGCGGGATGTTCGCTCCTGGCGCTGCACCCACCTGACCGTCCGACTCAAG TGGTGGCTTTATACTTGCATGGAAGGTGGTGGTCCGTGGACGACGTCACGCGAACGTCCTGCAAATCCAGGGCCGGCTTGGTTCCGGTAATCACACTTGAGTTTTTTGAAGGGCGGGGTTCCCATCTTAACGTGCTGACGGTGTTAAACacgcgtgggaagcagcgagcGCTACTCCAATACGTTCACATCCAAGATTGTCGCTTGTCTTTTTCATCCGGCGCTGTAGAAAAAGTGAAGTCGGGCCGCTTGAAGCTGAGATGTTTCCTTCAGGTGCGGTCGTTCACGGAGAGGCTGATTCTGTTCCTGCTCAGCCAGGTGGTAGATGGGCCGTCGCGGACTGAGGCGCTCTTCTCCCCGCACCCCCGCACGGAGCGTGCCAAGCTGCTGTGGGTGGACGGCCGGGCGGTGGGCTTCTACACTGTCAAACATAAAG GCAGCCTGTGTGACGGCCGGAGCAGCCGATGCTACCTCCTGCCCGTTCTGGACTCGGTGCTGGTGAGGAAaagctggaggaggagaggacTGGGCCTGAAGATGCTAGCTGACTTCTGCTCCTCGTTCCCCGGTGAGGAGGAGTTGGGAGTCAGCGTGCCGCTGTCCTCCAGCATGGTGGCAG TGTGTAGGCGCTTCCTGCAGCTGCACGAAGACCACCGAGAGCGCCTGTATGAGGTGGAGGCCCCCGGGGGCTGGACCCAACGGCGAAACATCTGGCTCAACATCCAATTACGCAGATATCCACTCAGTCGAGATGACGCGGGTGACGAGGGCCAAAAAGATTCAAGCAGATCCCCAGACTGA
- the LOC129181267 gene encoding protein FAM169B-like isoform X2, producing MKAMFPADLPPVDETELRSASEGYFLSLESRSHEHECFQWSESTKVTISASNVTWLQLFEDNQAGCSLLALHPPDRPTQVVALYLHGRWWSVDDVTRTSCKSRAGLVPVRSFTERLILFLLSQVVDGPSRTEALFSPHPRTERAKLLWVDGRAVGFYTVKHKGSLCDGRSSRCYLLPVLDSVLVRKSWRRRGLGLKMLADFCSSFPGEEELGVSVPLSSSMVAVCRRFLQLHEDHRERLYEVEAPGGWTQRRNIWLNIQLRRYPLSRDDAGDEGQKDSSRSPD from the exons ATG AAGGCCATGTTCCCTGCAGACCTTccacctgtggatgaaactgaacTGAGGTCAGCATCTGAAGGCTATTTCTTGTCGTTGGAGTCCAGATCACACGAGCATGAGTGCTTTCAATGGTCAGAAAGCACAAAG GTGACAATAAGTGCCAGTAACGTCACATGGTTGCAGCTGTTTGAGGATAACCAAGCGGGATGTTCGCTCCTGGCGCTGCACCCACCTGACCGTCCGACTCAAG TGGTGGCTTTATACTTGCATGGAAGGTGGTGGTCCGTGGACGACGTCACGCGAACGTCCTGCAAATCCAGGGCCGGCTTGGTTCCG GTGCGGTCGTTCACGGAGAGGCTGATTCTGTTCCTGCTCAGCCAGGTGGTAGATGGGCCGTCGCGGACTGAGGCGCTCTTCTCCCCGCACCCCCGCACGGAGCGTGCCAAGCTGCTGTGGGTGGACGGCCGGGCGGTGGGCTTCTACACTGTCAAACATAAAG GCAGCCTGTGTGACGGCCGGAGCAGCCGATGCTACCTCCTGCCCGTTCTGGACTCGGTGCTGGTGAGGAAaagctggaggaggagaggacTGGGCCTGAAGATGCTAGCTGACTTCTGCTCCTCGTTCCCCGGTGAGGAGGAGTTGGGAGTCAGCGTGCCGCTGTCCTCCAGCATGGTGGCAG TGTGTAGGCGCTTCCTGCAGCTGCACGAAGACCACCGAGAGCGCCTGTATGAGGTGGAGGCCCCCGGGGGCTGGACCCAACGGCGAAACATCTGGCTCAACATCCAATTACGCAGATATCCACTCAGTCGAGATGACGCGGGTGACGAGGGCCAAAAAGATTCAAGCAGATCCCCAGACTGA